From Paenibacillus graminis, a single genomic window includes:
- a CDS encoding DUF350 domain-containing protein — protein sequence MQENIDLLLDHPLGALLGYFTVAILGLVVFLSFFEMVTKYNCWEEIRKGNVAVAMATGGKIFGICNILRFSISAGVSIYETMKWSVVGFLLLILAYFLFEFLTPVFSIDDEIAKDNRAVGLTAMIISVSLSYVIGAAIF from the coding sequence ATGCAAGAAAATATTGATCTTTTGCTGGATCATCCGCTGGGTGCGCTGCTCGGTTATTTCACTGTGGCCATACTTGGCCTGGTGGTATTCCTTTCCTTTTTTGAAATGGTGACCAAATATAACTGCTGGGAAGAAATACGCAAGGGGAACGTGGCGGTCGCTATGGCAACCGGAGGCAAAATTTTCGGCATTTGCAATATTCTCCGCTTCAGCATTTCAGCAGGCGTCTCGATCTACGAAACGATGAAATGGTCGGTTGTGGGGTTTTTGCTGCTGATTCTGGCGTATTTCCTGTTCGAGTTTCTGACTCCGGTTTTTTCCATTGACGATGAGATCGCCAAAGATAACCGGGCTGTGGGCTTGACCGCCATGATCATTTCCGTGTCCCTTTCGTACGTTATTGGTGCTGCTATTTTCTGA
- the zapA gene encoding cell division protein ZapA — MDRTRVAVEIYGTSYKLVGSSTEYMKQVARYVDEHMRAISKSHTRLDTPRIAVLAAVHMAEQAIQVQDFKNELNMLTGERTELRVEVARLTEAQKERQEEYERLEAAAREEASRLAAEAEEERRRHLEIQEQERKLHAEALLEAERAAAAAREQLAEELKAREAELKSLRERYEREQAAGRESHRQELAATEAARLQQLEELKAAHLQELEQLRETLDKEKAESLSRLEQELAQTRESLGGEIVEIRSSLSKELADTKSTLEKELAEEHEARQKELAKNKELRQSQGTQEHRHKQQLQEMEKQLGELRGGTGQLQSRLRAAEAGLKSEREGRLTLLAQYEAVLKREEQLTEELRAAAEQGALQQEELEALRQRYEAVQQEADGLKESLQETAESLSRVKAELHSANELGDLLSDELEELRQRHDRKQEEAAVLHQSLEETKSSLHQLEGELTQAASEAATWQELAGKHMEDIGELEMKLLEAEEKSSALQKEIETLRGQADGMVQQLDRESGLRAEAEAESRQYRAEAEAARKELAALRGRYEELIAQYDEVLQDGEQLKERYELLEAEGEETARRLEELYEAGREAAAAAAEQQEALRETREIEASWKRKYEELLQSQQEWSETEAQLREEIEIWEQEASKAEAEAESMNREHTQVQQQLDEIGESYELVQGQLRLMQAQSEMRQGELEKLSQEHQSLQAEYAKLQREYNEWIQLIEQDS; from the coding sequence ATGGACCGGACTCGTGTCGCCGTGGAGATATATGGAACTTCTTATAAACTTGTCGGAAGCAGCACTGAATATATGAAACAGGTTGCCCGTTATGTAGACGAGCATATGCGGGCCATTTCCAAATCACATACCAGACTGGATACCCCGCGGATTGCAGTGCTTGCTGCCGTACATATGGCGGAACAGGCTATTCAGGTACAGGACTTTAAGAACGAGCTGAACATGCTGACCGGAGAGCGCACGGAGCTGCGTGTAGAAGTTGCACGTCTTACGGAGGCCCAGAAGGAACGGCAGGAAGAATATGAACGGCTGGAAGCGGCAGCCCGAGAGGAAGCATCCCGTCTGGCCGCTGAAGCCGAAGAGGAGCGCAGGCGGCACCTGGAGATTCAGGAGCAGGAACGGAAGCTTCACGCTGAGGCACTGCTGGAAGCGGAGAGGGCAGCGGCTGCGGCCCGTGAGCAGCTGGCTGAAGAGCTGAAGGCGCGTGAAGCGGAGCTGAAATCGCTCAGAGAGCGTTATGAGCGGGAGCAGGCAGCGGGGCGTGAGAGCCACCGGCAGGAGCTGGCTGCAACTGAGGCGGCCCGTCTGCAGCAGCTTGAAGAGCTGAAAGCTGCACATCTGCAGGAACTGGAGCAGCTGCGTGAAACGCTGGACAAGGAAAAAGCAGAGTCGCTGTCCCGGCTTGAGCAGGAACTTGCCCAGACCCGCGAGTCTCTTGGAGGGGAGATTGTGGAGATCCGCTCATCGCTCAGCAAGGAACTGGCGGATACCAAGTCCACGCTTGAGAAGGAGCTTGCGGAGGAGCACGAGGCGCGGCAGAAGGAGCTTGCCAAGAACAAGGAGCTGCGGCAGTCGCAGGGCACGCAGGAGCATCGCCATAAGCAGCAGCTCCAGGAGATGGAGAAGCAGCTTGGCGAGCTGCGCGGCGGCACCGGACAGCTGCAATCCAGGCTGCGTGCGGCTGAAGCTGGTCTTAAGAGCGAGCGCGAGGGCCGTTTGACGCTGCTGGCCCAGTACGAAGCCGTGCTGAAGCGGGAAGAGCAGCTGACGGAAGAGCTTCGTGCTGCTGCCGAGCAGGGAGCGCTGCAGCAGGAAGAGCTTGAGGCCCTGCGCCAGCGTTATGAGGCTGTGCAGCAGGAGGCTGACGGGCTTAAGGAATCGCTGCAGGAAACCGCAGAGAGCCTGAGCCGGGTAAAGGCTGAGCTGCACTCTGCCAATGAGCTTGGAGATCTTCTTAGCGATGAGCTGGAGGAATTGCGCCAGCGCCATGACAGGAAGCAGGAGGAAGCTGCTGTGCTTCACCAATCATTGGAAGAAACCAAGAGCAGCCTGCATCAGCTGGAAGGTGAGCTCACCCAGGCCGCTTCGGAAGCAGCAACCTGGCAGGAGCTGGCCGGTAAGCACATGGAGGATATCGGAGAACTGGAAATGAAGCTGCTGGAAGCGGAGGAAAAGTCTTCGGCGCTGCAGAAGGAGATTGAGACGCTGCGCGGACAGGCGGACGGCATGGTCCAGCAGCTTGACCGTGAATCCGGCCTGCGGGCTGAAGCGGAAGCCGAGAGCCGGCAGTATCGGGCGGAGGCGGAAGCCGCCCGCAAGGAGCTGGCTGCACTGCGCGGCCGTTACGAAGAGCTTATCGCACAGTATGACGAGGTGCTGCAGGATGGCGAGCAGCTGAAGGAAAGATATGAGCTGCTCGAGGCGGAAGGCGAAGAAACGGCCCGCCGCCTGGAAGAGCTGTACGAGGCTGGGCGTGAAGCTGCCGCTGCGGCGGCAGAGCAGCAGGAGGCGCTGCGGGAAACCCGCGAGATCGAAGCTTCCTGGAAGCGGAAATACGAGGAACTCCTGCAGAGCCAGCAGGAGTGGAGCGAGACGGAAGCGCAGCTCCGCGAGGAAATCGAGATTTGGGAGCAGGAAGCCAGCAAGGCGGAAGCGGAAGCCGAATCCATGAACCGGGAGCACACTCAGGTGCAGCAGCAGCTTGACGAGATCGGCGAGAGCTATGAGCTGGTTCAGGGCCAGCTGCGCCTGATGCAGGCGCAGTCTGAGATGCGGCAGGGCGAGCTGGAGAAGCTGTCCCAGGAGCACCAGAGCCTGCAGGCGGAATATGCCAAGCTGCAGCGTGAATATAATGAATGGATTCAACTGATCGAACAGGACAGTTGA
- a CDS encoding endonuclease MutS2 has protein sequence MDDKILHTLEYRKILNKLTQYTQTPMGRLEAESLKPSGDFEGVKKLLQATDEAANVDRLKGIPSFGGVTDIKMALKRASIGGLLGTSELLSVGNTIGGARRVKRFLAAMHEDENIPLLFAQSDLLSEQKHVEDAIRACIDENAEVLDTASPELAAIRRELRGGETRIREKLDSMIRSSSVAKMLQDQLVTIRGDRFVIPVKAEYRAHFGGIVHDQSGSGATLFIEPESIVAMNNKLRETRLREEREIEIILHRLTALVGDIAEEMAYDVDILGELDFIFAKARLARDMKATQPRMNDRGYLKLRKGRHPLIPAEQVVPLDVELGNQYSSIIVTGPNTGGKTVTLKTIGLLSLMSMSGLFIPAEEGSQMCVFDAIYADIGDEQSIEQSLSTFSSHMTNIISILHRMTPKSLILLDEVGAGTDPAEGSALAIAILENIHRTECRMVATTHYSELKAYAYERKGVINASMEFDVQTLSPTYRLLIGVPGRSNAFAIAERLGLPNAILEHARGEVKEEDLRVEHMIASLEENRLGAENERERAEVIRREAEEFRKRQQLELEKLESQRDKRLEKAEKDASAILDKARKEAEQIISDLRRLALEEGASVKEHKLIEARRRLDEAEPAPRKKTVARSSVKAPRKIQPGDEVKVQNVNQKGYVVELSGPKEAIVQFGIMKMKVNLEDLEFLASAPDSPPPALRRATTVKRTRDENIRSELDLRGTNLEEAIMETDRFIDEAFLGNLGQISIIHGKGTGVLRTGIQEYLRKHKHVKSYRLGNYNEGGAGVTVAELQ, from the coding sequence TTGGACGACAAGATTTTGCATACGCTTGAATATCGCAAGATTTTAAATAAATTGACGCAATATACGCAGACCCCGATGGGGCGGCTGGAGGCGGAAAGCCTGAAGCCATCCGGTGATTTTGAAGGCGTGAAAAAGCTGCTGCAGGCTACGGATGAGGCGGCGAACGTCGACCGGCTGAAAGGCATCCCTTCCTTTGGCGGCGTAACGGACATCAAGATGGCCCTGAAGCGGGCTTCCATTGGAGGGCTGCTGGGGACCAGCGAGCTGCTGTCCGTGGGGAATACGATCGGCGGCGCGCGCAGGGTCAAGCGGTTTTTGGCGGCGATGCATGAAGATGAGAATATCCCGCTTCTGTTCGCGCAGAGCGATCTGCTGTCGGAGCAGAAGCATGTGGAGGATGCCATCCGCGCCTGCATTGACGAGAACGCTGAGGTGCTGGACACGGCAAGCCCTGAGCTGGCGGCCATCCGCCGCGAGCTGCGCGGAGGCGAGACGCGTATCCGGGAGAAGCTGGATTCCATGATCCGTTCTTCCTCTGTAGCCAAAATGCTGCAGGACCAGCTTGTGACCATTCGCGGTGACCGCTTCGTCATTCCGGTCAAGGCGGAATACCGCGCCCATTTCGGCGGGATTGTCCATGACCAGTCGGGTTCAGGTGCCACACTCTTTATTGAGCCGGAATCGATTGTGGCCATGAACAACAAGCTCCGCGAGACCCGGCTGCGCGAGGAGCGGGAGATTGAAATCATCCTGCACCGGTTAACCGCGCTTGTTGGCGACATTGCCGAGGAAATGGCTTATGATGTGGATATCCTGGGCGAGCTTGACTTCATCTTCGCCAAAGCACGTCTGGCCCGTGACATGAAGGCGACCCAGCCGCGGATGAATGACCGGGGATACCTCAAGCTGCGCAAAGGACGGCATCCGCTGATTCCGGCGGAGCAGGTCGTGCCGCTGGATGTGGAGCTTGGCAACCAGTACAGCTCCATCATCGTAACCGGACCGAATACGGGCGGGAAGACGGTCACGCTGAAGACCATTGGCCTGCTGAGCCTGATGTCGATGTCGGGATTGTTCATCCCGGCGGAAGAAGGCAGCCAGATGTGTGTATTTGACGCGATTTATGCCGATATTGGCGATGAACAGAGTATCGAGCAGAGCCTCAGTACCTTTTCCAGCCATATGACTAATATTATCTCCATTCTGCACAGAATGACTCCGAAGAGTCTGATTCTCCTGGATGAGGTAGGCGCAGGAACCGATCCCGCTGAAGGCTCCGCTCTGGCGATTGCGATTCTGGAGAATATTCACCGGACGGAGTGCCGGATGGTGGCCACCACCCATTACAGTGAGCTGAAAGCCTATGCTTATGAACGCAAAGGCGTCATCAATGCCAGCATGGAATTTGATGTACAGACTCTAAGTCCCACCTACCGGCTGCTGATCGGTGTGCCGGGACGAAGCAATGCATTTGCTATTGCTGAGCGTCTGGGCCTGCCGAATGCGATACTGGAACACGCGCGCGGAGAGGTCAAGGAAGAGGACCTGCGCGTCGAGCACATGATTGCCTCGCTGGAAGAAAACCGCCTGGGTGCGGAGAACGAGCGTGAACGTGCCGAAGTGATCCGCCGTGAAGCGGAGGAATTCCGCAAGCGGCAGCAGCTGGAGCTGGAGAAGCTGGAGAGCCAGCGTGACAAGCGGCTGGAGAAGGCCGAGAAGGATGCCAGCGCGATTCTTGACAAGGCGCGCAAGGAAGCGGAGCAGATTATCAGCGACCTGCGCCGCCTGGCTCTGGAGGAAGGGGCTTCCGTCAAAGAGCATAAACTGATTGAAGCGCGCCGCCGGCTGGATGAAGCGGAGCCCGCACCCCGCAAGAAGACTGTGGCCCGCAGCAGCGTCAAGGCGCCGCGGAAGATTCAGCCCGGCGATGAGGTGAAGGTGCAGAATGTGAACCAGAAAGGCTATGTTGTGGAGCTTAGCGGTCCCAAAGAAGCCATTGTGCAGTTTGGCATTATGAAGATGAAGGTCAATCTGGAGGATTTGGAATTTCTGGCCTCCGCACCGGATTCACCGCCTCCTGCACTCCGCCGGGCAACTACGGTAAAACGCACCCGTGATGAGAATATCCGCAGTGAGCTGGACCTGCGCGGGACGAATCTGGAGGAAGCCATAATGGAAACAGACCGCTTCATTGACGAGGCTTTTCTGGGCAATTTGGGGCAAATCTCCATCATTCACGGCAAGGGGACCGGAGTGCTGCGCACCGGGATTCAGGAATATCTGCGCAAGCATAAGCATGTAAAGAGCTACCGGCTCGGGAATTATAATGAAGGCGGCGCGGGAGTCACCGTGGCTGAACTGCAATAG
- a CDS encoding GGDEF domain-containing protein: MLVAQLLFVMSNHVIEIESILLPSKGHLFIGCNLMIVIAMITAEMWLRSTSQYHKQAVVGCGFVVSYLMYFVLEPFVDGAQMTLMMPIMISLVYFDQRLLYALGAFSLLFYAAIYLGLEQRLLDKPLLEFLMMECVFIVFVVMAQAVIIRAREVREHLEQLTKSEQGLMVERAISDKLLKIDALTGLYNHKTFHEYLVSLLEQCESNGLRLQLALFDIDNFKRVNDTYGHWVGDLVLKEVAAKVGGLIGLNDFAARYGGEEFAVIFTDKSVHDAYAAAEELRLNIAAMEHPYAGGKPITVSIGLCDYQLGDGKEKLFRKTDHALYAAKHSGKNAVVTASTHEDDNILSYA; the protein is encoded by the coding sequence ATGCTGGTGGCACAGCTTCTGTTTGTTATGTCGAATCATGTCATTGAGATCGAATCTATCCTGCTTCCCAGTAAAGGACACTTGTTCATCGGCTGCAATCTGATGATTGTTATAGCCATGATCACGGCCGAAATGTGGCTGCGGTCGACCTCGCAGTATCATAAGCAGGCGGTTGTGGGATGCGGATTTGTGGTTTCTTATCTGATGTATTTTGTGCTTGAGCCATTTGTCGACGGTGCGCAGATGACTCTTATGATGCCTATAATGATTTCCCTTGTCTACTTTGACCAGCGGCTGCTTTATGCGCTGGGAGCCTTCAGCCTGCTGTTTTATGCCGCCATCTATTTGGGGCTGGAGCAGAGGCTGCTGGACAAGCCGCTGCTGGAGTTTTTGATGATGGAATGTGTGTTTATTGTGTTCGTTGTAATGGCCCAGGCGGTCATTATCCGTGCCCGTGAGGTGCGCGAGCATCTGGAGCAGCTGACCAAGTCCGAGCAGGGGCTGATGGTGGAGCGGGCGATTTCCGACAAGCTCCTGAAGATTGACGCGCTGACCGGACTGTACAACCATAAGACCTTTCATGAATATCTGGTTTCGCTGCTGGAGCAGTGTGAGAGCAATGGTCTAAGGTTACAGCTCGCATTATTCGATATCGATAACTTCAAGCGGGTGAATGATACCTACGGCCACTGGGTTGGCGACCTTGTTCTGAAGGAGGTTGCAGCCAAGGTAGGCGGATTGATTGGATTAAATGATTTTGCGGCCAGATATGGCGGGGAGGAATTTGCGGTTATTTTTACGGATAAAAGTGTTCACGATGCCTATGCCGCTGCCGAGGAACTTCGTCTGAACATTGCGGCCATGGAGCATCCCTATGCCGGGGGGAAGCCGATTACCGTCAGCATCGGGTTATGTGACTACCAGCTCGGGGACGGCAAGGAGAAGCTGTTCCGCAAAACGGACCATGCCTTGTATGCCGCCAAACATTCCGGAAAGAATGCCGTAGTTACTGCGTCCACCCACGAAGATGACAATATTCTCTCCTATGCCTAA
- the pheT gene encoding phenylalanine--tRNA ligase subunit beta: protein MKVSTSWLTDYISLEGVTALELADRITTAGIEIDGVEPRNKGLSGIVVGYVKSKEKHPDADKLNVCIVDAGQGEDLQIVCGAKNVAAGQKVPVALVGAKLPGLDIKKAKLRGVLSQGMICSAKELGLNDKLLPKELQEGILVLPENTEIGQDILKVLGLNDEILDFDLTPNRSDCLSMIGAAYEVSAILGRDLKLPDPAADLVEAGGLASGSISVKIENEEYCKHYAVRYISGVKPAPSPLWIQNRLMAAGVRPINNIVDITNYVMLEYGQPLHAFDGDKVEGGVLGVRFAREGELLTTLDGQERKLEPQMLVIADGAKAVALAGVMGGLETEVTADTVNIVLESAKFDGGTVRKTSRQLGLRSEASLRFEKEVDPDAVIPALNRAAALIARYAGGTVHEGIVQAGNGTVDEKVLTLSLEKLNRYLGTDLSLLEVKTLFSRLHFKCGDADQGLVEVQVPARRGDISYDVDLIEEVARLYGYDNIPTTLIEGVTTPGALTRRQFQRRELRRLLADGGYQEVMGYSFIQPEQSKLFPALADGLLSVKLAMPMSEERSVLRTSLIPQLLDIARYNTNRRQSDLALFEIGNVFFTDEEQLTRQPREQAVLGLLLSGSRAAKQWNVEEQPVDFFDLKGALETVFNYLGLADRVSYEGDAPENYHPGRSASIYLQGTEGRVKLGTLGQLHPELQRGLDLEDTYVAELLLQPLYSAARTSLQYTELQRFPGMERDIAVVVDSAVPAGHLLASIRENGGTLLQNVQVFDVYTGGKMESGKKSIAISLLYRHTDHTLTDEEVVEVHDKVVSALQQTFGAELRK from the coding sequence ATGAAAGTATCAACCTCCTGGCTCACGGATTACATCTCGCTTGAGGGCGTGACCGCACTTGAGCTGGCAGACCGGATCACCACCGCCGGCATCGAGATCGACGGTGTGGAGCCCCGCAATAAAGGCCTTTCCGGCATTGTTGTCGGCTATGTGAAATCGAAAGAAAAGCACCCTGACGCCGACAAGCTGAATGTGTGCATCGTGGACGCCGGACAAGGCGAGGATCTGCAGATTGTCTGCGGAGCCAAGAATGTAGCCGCAGGCCAAAAGGTTCCGGTTGCCCTGGTGGGCGCCAAGCTGCCGGGCCTGGATATCAAGAAGGCCAAGCTTCGCGGTGTATTGTCGCAGGGCATGATCTGCTCCGCAAAGGAGCTGGGCCTTAATGACAAGCTGCTCCCTAAGGAACTGCAGGAGGGCATTCTGGTTCTGCCCGAGAACACAGAAATCGGCCAGGATATTCTGAAGGTGCTGGGTCTGAACGATGAAATCCTGGATTTCGATCTGACCCCGAACCGTTCCGACTGTCTCAGCATGATCGGGGCGGCTTATGAAGTGAGTGCGATTCTGGGCCGTGACCTCAAGCTGCCAGACCCGGCAGCGGACTTGGTGGAGGCAGGCGGTTTGGCTTCCGGCTCCATCTCGGTCAAGATAGAGAATGAAGAGTACTGCAAGCATTACGCAGTTCGCTACATTTCCGGGGTGAAGCCTGCCCCGTCACCGCTCTGGATTCAGAACCGCCTCATGGCGGCGGGTGTGCGTCCAATCAACAACATCGTGGACATTACCAACTATGTGATGCTGGAGTATGGACAGCCGCTGCATGCATTCGACGGCGACAAAGTGGAAGGCGGTGTGCTGGGTGTGCGGTTTGCCCGCGAAGGCGAGCTGCTGACCACACTTGACGGACAGGAACGCAAGCTGGAGCCGCAGATGCTGGTTATTGCTGATGGTGCCAAGGCTGTGGCCCTGGCCGGAGTCATGGGCGGCCTGGAGACAGAAGTTACGGCGGATACCGTGAACATTGTTCTGGAATCTGCCAAGTTCGACGGAGGAACCGTCCGTAAAACCTCGCGCCAGCTGGGTCTGCGCTCTGAAGCTTCCCTTCGCTTCGAGAAGGAAGTTGATCCGGATGCCGTGATCCCCGCATTGAACCGTGCCGCTGCCCTGATTGCCCGTTATGCCGGAGGCACTGTGCATGAAGGTATAGTGCAGGCCGGAAACGGAACGGTGGATGAGAAGGTGCTGACTTTATCCCTGGAGAAGCTGAACCGTTATCTTGGTACAGACCTGTCGCTGCTGGAAGTGAAAACTTTGTTCAGCCGTCTGCATTTCAAGTGCGGTGATGCGGATCAAGGGCTCGTAGAGGTGCAGGTGCCGGCAAGACGCGGTGATATCAGCTATGATGTTGATCTGATCGAAGAAGTCGCCCGTTTATACGGCTATGACAATATTCCTACAACCCTGATTGAGGGTGTGACTACACCGGGAGCCTTGACCAGACGGCAGTTTCAGCGCCGTGAATTGCGGCGCCTGCTGGCAGACGGGGGCTACCAGGAGGTTATGGGGTATTCCTTCATTCAGCCGGAACAGAGTAAATTATTCCCGGCCCTTGCCGATGGTCTTCTATCTGTGAAGCTGGCGATGCCGATGAGCGAGGAGCGCAGCGTTCTGCGCACCAGTCTGATTCCCCAGCTGCTGGACATTGCCCGCTACAATACGAACCGCCGCCAAAGTGATCTGGCGCTGTTCGAGATCGGGAATGTCTTCTTCACGGACGAAGAGCAGCTGACCCGCCAGCCGCGTGAACAGGCGGTGCTGGGCCTCCTGCTGAGCGGCAGCCGGGCAGCCAAGCAATGGAATGTGGAAGAGCAGCCTGTGGATTTCTTCGACCTCAAGGGTGCGCTGGAAACTGTGTTTAACTATCTGGGCCTTGCGGACCGCGTGAGCTATGAAGGCGATGCGCCGGAGAATTACCACCCGGGCCGCTCTGCCTCCATCTATTTGCAGGGCACTGAAGGGCGTGTGAAGCTGGGAACCCTCGGCCAGCTCCATCCGGAACTGCAGCGTGGGCTGGACCTGGAAGATACCTACGTGGCCGAGCTGCTGCTTCAGCCGCTCTACAGCGCCGCCCGCACCAGTCTGCAGTACACTGAACTGCAGCGCTTCCCGGGAATGGAGCGGGATATCGCTGTTGTGGTGGATTCCGCAGTGCCTGCCGGGCACCTGCTGGCTTCCATCCGTGAGAACGGCGGAACTCTGCTGCAGAACGTTCAGGTATTTGATGTGTACACAGGCGGCAAGATGGAGAGCGGCAAGAAAAGCATAGCCATTTCGCTGCTGTACCGTCATACCGACCATACACTGACCGACGAAGAGGTTGTAGAGGTGCATGACAAGGTTGTTTCCGCGCTTCAGCAAACTTTTGGCGCAGAATTAAGAAAGTAG
- a CDS encoding MFS transporter: MKDSAHKQEVLLLAVNGLCSLASVLAGTFLNVYLWKNQQNFAMIGWFTVAQQIAVGLSFWLGGKWVKEHNKMNALRLGLAVSGLFYLLVLWLGNRAVHYIWPLGLVLGIAIGLFWLAYNIVYFEITDAGNRDFFNGWMGLLGSFTGILGPWVSGWIISALHGERGYRLVFLLSLSIYGIAVVLSFFLKKRKSEGAYLWMEPWRELHRKGSAWRPAAAALVFQGLREGVFSFLIGLLVYIAAKQESKLGQFALITSAVALVSYWAAGKWFTPKLRSGGMLVGGILLVAVITPLLWNVSYGTLLIMGIGTSLFLPLYMLPMTSSVFDLMGESKESAGKRVELVVLRELCLMCGRMLGVFVFIAVLSVNDSPRVITWLMLLLGAAPLGSWITLHHLLKRKADASLLQ, from the coding sequence ATGAAGGATTCAGCGCATAAACAGGAGGTACTGCTGCTTGCAGTCAATGGGTTATGTTCACTTGCAAGCGTGCTGGCAGGAACCTTCTTGAACGTTTATTTATGGAAAAACCAGCAGAATTTTGCCATGATCGGCTGGTTTACGGTAGCTCAGCAAATAGCCGTGGGGTTAAGCTTCTGGCTGGGCGGCAAATGGGTCAAGGAACATAACAAGATGAACGCCCTGCGGCTGGGCCTGGCCGTTTCGGGCCTTTTTTATTTGCTCGTACTGTGGCTTGGTAATCGGGCGGTTCATTACATTTGGCCGCTTGGTTTGGTTTTGGGCATAGCTATCGGTTTATTCTGGCTAGCGTATAATATTGTTTATTTTGAAATTACGGATGCCGGGAACCGGGATTTTTTCAATGGCTGGATGGGGCTGCTGGGTTCATTTACCGGCATATTGGGCCCTTGGGTATCGGGCTGGATCATTTCTGCCCTGCATGGAGAGCGCGGGTATCGCCTGGTCTTCCTTTTGTCCCTCTCCATTTATGGAATTGCTGTAGTCTTAAGCTTTTTCCTTAAGAAACGCAAGAGTGAAGGGGCGTACTTATGGATGGAGCCTTGGAGGGAGCTGCACCGCAAAGGCAGTGCCTGGAGGCCGGCAGCGGCAGCCTTGGTGTTTCAGGGGTTAAGGGAGGGGGTGTTTTCCTTTCTGATCGGTCTTCTTGTGTACATAGCCGCTAAGCAAGAAAGCAAGCTGGGGCAATTTGCACTGATTACTTCAGCGGTTGCCCTGGTCAGCTACTGGGCTGCGGGCAAATGGTTCACACCGAAACTCCGCTCGGGAGGAATGCTTGTTGGCGGTATTCTGCTGGTTGCGGTTATCACACCGCTTCTCTGGAACGTCAGCTACGGCACCTTGCTGATTATGGGCATAGGCACCTCACTTTTTCTTCCATTATATATGCTGCCAATGACCTCAAGTGTCTTTGACCTTATGGGAGAGTCGAAAGAAAGCGCGGGGAAAAGGGTGGAGCTTGTAGTTCTGCGGGAGCTTTGCTTGATGTGCGGCCGCATGCTGGGCGTCTTTGTGTTCATTGCCGTACTTTCGGTGAACGATTCGCCGCGTGTTATTACCTGGTTGATGCTGCTCCTGGGGGCGGCTCCGCTGGGAAGCTGGATTACACTGCACCATCTGCTGAAGCGAAAGGCCGATGCCTCCCTCTTGCAATGA
- a CDS encoding cytochrome c oxidase subunit II encodes MIRRFAMLLSVGFLLILAACGGTGNNTGTANNEDGAAAAGITAEEELIISATNYSFDQNEYHLKKGVPVNIVFKNESGNHGILVPELDLRLDGKESSRVIVPEEAGTFEMTCAIMCGSGHSGMSAKVIVE; translated from the coding sequence ATGATCCGAAGATTTGCCATGCTGCTGTCCGTCGGTTTCCTGCTTATTCTTGCGGCTTGCGGCGGGACAGGCAATAACACCGGCACTGCAAACAACGAGGATGGAGCAGCCGCTGCCGGCATCACCGCAGAAGAGGAACTCATTATTTCGGCAACCAATTACAGCTTCGATCAAAACGAATATCATTTGAAAAAAGGGGTTCCCGTCAATATTGTGTTTAAAAATGAAAGCGGCAATCATGGCATCCTTGTTCCGGAGCTGGACCTGCGGCTGGACGGAAAAGAGTCCTCGCGCGTCATAGTTCCAGAGGAAGCCGGAACGTTCGAAATGACCTGTGCGATCATGTGCGGCTCAGGCCACAGCGGCATGAGCGCCAAGGTAATTGTCGAGTAG
- a CDS encoding phage holin family protein, which yields MRFLGHVIRFIVAAIVLMVVGWIVPQFTVGGFWSALILALVIALLGWVIEGIFGKKTTPFGRGIVGFLVSALVIWIAQFIVSGVSVTVLGALLAALVIGIIDLFLPVSTPFEAGK from the coding sequence GTGAGATTTTTAGGTCATGTGATCCGTTTTATCGTGGCAGCGATTGTGCTGATGGTGGTTGGCTGGATTGTTCCCCAGTTTACGGTTGGCGGTTTCTGGAGCGCGCTTATTCTCGCCCTGGTCATTGCACTTCTCGGCTGGGTGATTGAGGGCATCTTCGGCAAAAAAACAACGCCCTTCGGCCGGGGCATCGTTGGCTTCCTTGTCAGCGCCCTGGTCATTTGGATTGCCCAGTTCATCGTGAGCGGTGTCAGCGTCACCGTTCTGGGAGCACTTCTGGCAGCACTGGTCATTGGGATTATCGACTTGTTCCTGCCGGTATCCACGCCGTTTGAAGCCGGGAAATAA